In a single window of the Luteibacter rhizovicinus DSM 16549 genome:
- a CDS encoding CHAD domain-containing protein yields MPHPPAPSIQAALAALAGRECRSAARALADVKDRHRGIHEARKSLRRLKSLLTLGAEPFAAQLPALTERIGKLAAGLSPLRDAHVALHTAQVLAGPGPSPEWQAAIHALANRRDGRLAAALTKDPRFLKRRHQIRDLGDAIEVLPWKAVTRRAIEQAIATSERRVARAEKRVRKDGSVANLHRWRRRARRLRMQLEFWRKVLKATGKSAHKRSAHDKAAVHGMSRISDALGAKQDLRALRATLRSLKAPLTLDPLLERIAHELKAHRKIR; encoded by the coding sequence ATGCCACATCCCCCCGCGCCCAGCATCCAAGCCGCCCTCGCCGCTCTGGCGGGTCGCGAATGTCGCAGTGCCGCGCGTGCGCTGGCCGATGTGAAGGACCGCCACCGCGGGATCCACGAGGCGCGCAAATCCTTACGACGACTGAAAAGCCTACTTACGCTTGGGGCGGAACCCTTCGCCGCACAGCTGCCTGCCCTTACCGAACGCATCGGTAAGCTCGCCGCGGGCCTCTCCCCCTTGCGCGACGCTCATGTGGCGCTACATACCGCCCAAGTGCTCGCCGGTCCCGGCCCGTCGCCCGAATGGCAGGCAGCCATCCACGCGCTGGCGAACCGCCGGGACGGCCGCCTCGCTGCCGCGCTGACGAAGGACCCACGCTTCCTCAAACGCCGCCATCAGATTCGCGACCTCGGCGACGCCATCGAAGTCCTGCCCTGGAAGGCTGTCACCCGGCGCGCGATCGAACAGGCCATCGCGACCTCCGAGCGACGGGTGGCGAGGGCCGAGAAACGGGTACGCAAGGACGGCTCGGTGGCCAACCTGCACCGGTGGCGCCGACGCGCCCGGCGCCTGCGCATGCAGCTGGAATTCTGGCGCAAGGTGTTGAAGGCAACAGGCAAGTCGGCGCACAAGCGCAGCGCCCACGACAAGGCAGCCGTGCATGGCATGTCGCGGATCTCCGACGCGCTGGGTGCGAAACAGGACCTGAGGGCCCTGCGCGCCACCTTGCGCTCGCTCAAGGCGCCGCTCACGCTGGACCCGCTGCTCGAACGCATCGCCCACGAGCTCAAGGCGCACCGAAAGATCCGCTGA
- a CDS encoding MFS transporter → MDNPTPLRVLTRGTLYAMALATGLAVANIYYNQPMLGIMSRDLHDGAVERWIPTLTQLGYAAGLLFLVPLGDALERRRLIVVQFVVLAVAMAAAALAPGLATLAIASVLVGAMATAAQQIVPFAAILAEPSKRGAAVGTVMSGLLTGILLSRTVAGFVASAAGWRAMFWLGVPIALMGAVLMRVRLPEHHPTRRVSYGELMSSLVALWRREPLLRRAALTQAVIFASFSAFWTVLALRLEQPPLNLGAASAGLFGVVGAVGVAMAPLAGRVADRRGPWRVIAAGALATVLAWVVFALWPTLVGLIVGVILLDFGVQIALVSHQHVVYGLHPEFKSRLNTLFMTTMFLGGATGSFAAAEVWRHAGWTGVCVLGGGLAAIALVSRLLHRVPATH, encoded by the coding sequence ATGGATAATCCCACCCCGCTGCGAGTCCTGACTCGCGGCACGCTCTACGCCATGGCCCTCGCGACCGGCCTGGCCGTCGCAAACATCTACTACAACCAGCCGATGCTCGGGATCATGTCGCGCGATTTGCACGATGGCGCCGTGGAACGCTGGATCCCGACGCTTACCCAGCTGGGCTATGCCGCCGGCCTGCTGTTTCTCGTTCCCCTGGGCGACGCGCTGGAACGGCGGAGGCTCATCGTCGTGCAATTCGTCGTGCTGGCCGTCGCCATGGCGGCGGCCGCACTCGCGCCCGGCCTGGCCACGCTGGCGATCGCCTCGGTGCTGGTCGGCGCGATGGCCACCGCCGCACAGCAGATCGTGCCGTTCGCGGCCATCCTCGCCGAACCGTCCAAACGCGGCGCCGCTGTCGGCACGGTCATGAGCGGCCTGCTCACCGGCATCCTGCTCAGCCGTACGGTGGCAGGCTTCGTCGCCAGTGCCGCCGGGTGGCGCGCGATGTTCTGGCTGGGCGTACCCATCGCGTTGATGGGGGCCGTGCTCATGCGCGTGCGCCTCCCCGAGCACCATCCGACGCGCCGGGTGAGCTACGGGGAACTGATGTCGTCGCTGGTTGCCCTGTGGCGTCGCGAGCCCTTGCTGCGCCGGGCCGCGCTGACCCAGGCGGTGATCTTCGCGTCCTTCTCCGCCTTCTGGACCGTGCTGGCCCTGCGTCTGGAGCAGCCGCCGCTGAATCTCGGTGCCGCCTCGGCAGGTCTCTTCGGCGTAGTCGGTGCCGTCGGCGTGGCGATGGCACCGCTGGCCGGGCGCGTCGCCGATCGCCGAGGGCCGTGGCGGGTGATCGCGGCCGGCGCGCTGGCAACGGTACTGGCCTGGGTGGTCTTTGCGCTGTGGCCGACGCTGGTCGGGTTGATCGTCGGCGTCATCCTGCTCGACTTCGGCGTGCAGATCGCACTCGTTTCCCACCAGCATGTGGTCTACGGTCTGCACCCCGAGTTCAAGAGTCGGCTCAATACCCTGTTCATGACCACGATGTTCCTCGGTGGCGCGACCGGCTCGTTCGCGGCTGCCGAAGTGTGGCGACATGCCGGCTGGACAGGCGTTTGCGTCCTTGGTGGCGGCCTCGCCGCGATCGCGCTGGTCTCGCGTTTGCTGCATCGCGTGCCGGCGACGCACTGA
- a CDS encoding glyoxalase, whose protein sequence is MRLRSLFLGIALVAAAPASVLAATTPDFSAGPQYDTTHVYLAPQDVDAFVRSFAATFEGQSTKQGIATVTPTPSSTSTQVVQSPSGAVSVFGFRTPVPYPFGLERTGYLVTDLDAAIKAAEQAGAATVVTAFDDPIGRDAVISWPGGVNMQLYWHTKTPSYEPLRHVPENRIYLPAASAAKFVQAFTRFAHGKVVSDDAKASLTELGGTSGTYRRIRIESGYGKVSVLVTDGHLVWPYGREVTGYEVDDLAAALARATQSGAQVLVPAHDEGDRHAAMLQFPGGYIAEIHAAR, encoded by the coding sequence ATGCGTCTCCGTTCCTTGTTTCTCGGCATCGCACTCGTCGCCGCCGCACCCGCCTCTGTGCTTGCCGCTACCACGCCGGATTTCTCCGCGGGGCCGCAGTACGACACCACGCACGTCTACCTGGCACCTCAGGATGTCGATGCCTTCGTGCGCAGTTTCGCCGCCACGTTCGAAGGACAGTCGACGAAGCAGGGCATCGCCACGGTGACGCCGACGCCGTCGAGCACCTCGACGCAGGTGGTGCAGAGCCCATCGGGCGCGGTGTCCGTCTTCGGCTTCCGTACCCCGGTGCCGTATCCCTTTGGCCTCGAGCGTACGGGCTATCTGGTGACGGACCTCGATGCCGCGATCAAGGCGGCCGAACAAGCGGGTGCGGCCACCGTGGTCACGGCCTTCGACGACCCGATCGGCCGCGACGCGGTGATCAGCTGGCCGGGCGGGGTGAATATGCAGCTCTACTGGCACACGAAGACGCCGAGCTACGAACCGCTGCGTCATGTCCCGGAGAATCGTATCTACCTGCCGGCGGCCAGTGCGGCGAAGTTCGTCCAGGCCTTCACGCGCTTCGCCCACGGCAAGGTCGTGTCCGACGACGCGAAGGCCTCGTTGACGGAGCTGGGTGGTACGTCGGGTACCTATCGTCGCATCCGGATCGAGTCCGGTTACGGCAAGGTGAGCGTGCTGGTCACCGATGGACACCTCGTCTGGCCCTACGGTCGCGAGGTGACGGGTTACGAGGTGGATGATCTCGCCGCCGCCCTGGCACGTGCCACGCAATCCGGCGCACAGGTCCTGGTGCCGGCACACGACGAAGGTGACCGCCATGCGGCGATGCTGCAGTTCCCTGGTGGTTACATCGCGGAAATCCACGCCGCGCGGTAA
- a CDS encoding response regulator transcription factor: protein MTSEPIRVLIVDDHPLFRAGVAAILDDSPGFDVVGQAGTGHEGIEAWRRLLPDVALVDLQLPDMEGTRVIALIRAHTPTARVIVLTTYGGDGNARRALAAGANGYLLKTSLVDDLVGTIQAVHAGQHRIAAEVAQDLTEHYGDQALSERELDVLRGVALGLENKQIAARLGLSAETVKEYLSNAMGKLRASNRAHAIALAMERGFLR from the coding sequence ATGACTTCCGAGCCCATCCGCGTCCTCATCGTCGACGATCACCCGCTGTTCCGCGCGGGCGTCGCAGCGATTCTCGACGACAGCCCCGGGTTCGACGTGGTCGGCCAGGCGGGTACGGGCCATGAAGGCATCGAAGCCTGGCGCCGGCTGCTGCCCGATGTGGCTCTTGTCGATCTGCAGCTGCCCGACATGGAAGGCACGCGTGTCATCGCCCTCATCCGCGCACATACGCCGACGGCTCGCGTCATCGTGCTGACGACCTACGGTGGCGACGGCAACGCGCGTCGGGCGCTGGCAGCAGGCGCGAATGGGTATTTGTTGAAGACCTCGTTGGTGGACGATCTCGTCGGGACCATCCAGGCCGTGCATGCCGGACAGCATCGCATCGCGGCGGAGGTCGCGCAGGACCTCACCGAACACTACGGCGACCAGGCCCTCTCCGAACGCGAACTCGACGTATTGCGTGGCGTGGCACTGGGCCTGGAAAACAAGCAGATCGCCGCACGCCTCGGCTTGTCCGCCGAGACCGTCAAAGAGTACCTCTCGAACGCGATGGGCAAACTCCGTGCAAGCAATCGTGCGCATGCCATCGCGCTGGCCATGGAGCGCGGCTTCCTGCGTTGA
- a CDS encoding zinc-dependent alcohol dehydrogenase family protein, which yields MSRIVLFESYGAPDVLQFREVEVGAPGPREVRIQVRAIGLNRAESMWRKGNYVEEVRLPARLGYEVAGIVDAVGTEVTHVRPGDAVTTIPSFSQNDYGLYGEVVLAPAHAVVAIPAGLSFEEATAIWNPYITPYGAFAERHPLTASDVVLVSSASSSVGLGAIEMINMLGATPIALTRTSAKRDALLAAGAKHVIATEEQDLVAEVKRLTDGKGATFAFEAVGGSQFPTLLAALAHGATVFVYGALSDDVTPLPLLDIIPNEPVIRGYNLFGTTTDPERQARAVAFISEGLASGKLKPRIAQTFAFDDIVEAHRTLEKNEHIGRIVVTV from the coding sequence ATGTCACGCATCGTTCTGTTCGAAAGCTATGGCGCTCCCGACGTCCTCCAGTTCCGTGAGGTCGAGGTCGGCGCGCCCGGGCCGCGCGAGGTCCGCATCCAGGTGCGCGCGATCGGCCTGAATCGCGCCGAATCCATGTGGCGCAAAGGCAACTATGTGGAAGAGGTTCGCCTGCCCGCGCGCCTGGGCTACGAAGTCGCCGGCATCGTCGACGCGGTCGGCACCGAGGTCACTCATGTCAGACCCGGTGACGCCGTCACCACGATCCCCTCGTTCTCTCAGAACGATTACGGTCTCTATGGCGAAGTCGTCCTTGCACCCGCGCATGCCGTGGTGGCGATTCCCGCCGGCCTTTCCTTCGAAGAAGCCACGGCCATCTGGAACCCGTACATCACGCCATACGGTGCGTTCGCCGAGCGCCATCCGTTGACCGCGAGCGATGTCGTACTCGTTTCGTCCGCATCGAGCAGCGTCGGCCTCGGCGCGATCGAGATGATCAACATGCTGGGCGCCACACCCATCGCCCTCACCCGCACGAGCGCAAAGCGCGATGCGCTGCTTGCGGCCGGCGCGAAGCACGTGATCGCGACCGAGGAACAGGACCTCGTCGCCGAGGTGAAGCGCCTCACCGACGGCAAGGGCGCGACGTTCGCTTTCGAAGCCGTGGGTGGCTCGCAGTTCCCGACCTTGCTCGCTGCGCTTGCGCATGGCGCGACCGTCTTCGTTTACGGCGCATTGAGTGACGACGTGACCCCGCTGCCCTTGCTCGACATCATTCCGAACGAGCCGGTGATCCGCGGCTACAACCTGTTCGGCACGACGACCGACCCCGAGCGCCAGGCACGCGCCGTGGCCTTCATCAGTGAGGGTCTGGCCAGCGGCAAGCTCAAGCCGCGCATTGCGCAGACCTTCGCCTTCGACGACATCGTCGAGGCGCACCGCACGCTGGAAAAGAACGAGCACATCGGCCGCATCGTCGTCACCGTGTGA
- a CDS encoding TonB-dependent receptor, protein MPRTTMHTALPARRRLTLSIRAAVLGTLLIAGAAHAADETDDTQRKPQDNATTLSGVQVRADVVAPTAAYAGGQVAQGGRFGVLGNQDMMNVPFAMTSYTDKLIRDQQAHTLGDVVANDPAVRTGFGYGNYSQTFVIRGFQLYSDDIGFDGLYGLLPRQLLAPELVSRVEVFKGASAFLNGVSPGGSGIGGSINIAPKRATVDPITRVGVDYGSDGQIGATADIGRRFGTNNEFGVRVNAVSRNGGTAIDGENHRVNALAIGFDYTGDRLRVTTDLGYQKQTINGGRSTVFVGSVVPKAPSAKTNYAQSWSGSQLEDTFGVVRAEYDITDWLTGYVAAGAHHGNEFGDYVSPTVSDAAGNATESRFTVPYVANTATGEAGFNAKFNTGDVTHRVTVGFSALNTRKKVAYEYSGTFATNIYDPIDVSRPEYIGDSGAPDITGRTITRSLSVSDTLGFMDDKLQVTAGVRRQKMHVIGYDYTNQGGAKNAEYEQYTNSPIFGVNYRINEQFSVYANHIEALTQGDTAPIKFGNTVLTNAGKVFSPFKSKQNEVGVKWDAGAFGSTFGLYQIKQPSGYVDTTTNTYVIAGEQRNRGAEWSFFGEPTQGVRVLGGANYIQPELTKTDGGTNNGNDAIGVPRFQANLGAEWDIPNTPDITLSARAVRTGKQYVNVTNTLDIPAWTTFDVGARASSTLDGVPVTFRLTVQNITNKGYWASATGGYLTQGTPRTFLVSASFDF, encoded by the coding sequence ATGCCCAGGACCACCATGCACACCGCCCTCCCGGCTCGTCGCCGTCTGACCCTTTCCATCCGCGCCGCCGTGCTGGGAACCCTCCTGATCGCCGGTGCGGCCCATGCCGCCGACGAGACCGACGACACCCAGCGCAAGCCCCAGGACAACGCGACCACGTTGTCCGGCGTGCAGGTCCGGGCCGATGTCGTAGCGCCTACGGCCGCCTATGCCGGTGGCCAGGTCGCCCAGGGCGGCCGCTTTGGCGTCCTTGGCAACCAGGACATGATGAACGTGCCGTTCGCCATGACCAGCTACACCGACAAGCTCATCCGCGACCAGCAGGCCCACACCCTGGGTGACGTCGTCGCCAACGATCCGGCCGTGCGCACGGGCTTCGGTTACGGCAACTACTCGCAGACCTTCGTGATCCGCGGGTTCCAGCTGTATAGCGACGACATCGGTTTCGACGGCCTCTATGGCCTGCTTCCCCGCCAGCTGCTCGCTCCCGAGCTGGTCAGCCGCGTTGAAGTCTTCAAGGGCGCAAGCGCCTTCCTCAACGGTGTCTCCCCCGGCGGATCCGGCATCGGTGGCAGCATCAACATCGCGCCCAAGCGCGCGACGGTCGACCCGATCACCCGCGTCGGCGTGGATTACGGCAGCGACGGCCAGATCGGTGCAACCGCGGATATCGGGCGCCGCTTCGGCACGAACAACGAGTTCGGCGTGCGGGTCAACGCGGTGTCACGCAACGGCGGTACCGCGATCGACGGCGAGAACCATCGCGTCAACGCCCTCGCCATCGGCTTCGACTACACGGGCGATCGCCTGCGGGTCACGACCGATCTCGGCTATCAGAAGCAGACCATCAATGGCGGTCGCTCGACCGTCTTCGTCGGCAGCGTCGTCCCGAAGGCGCCTTCGGCAAAGACCAACTACGCCCAGTCGTGGTCCGGCTCGCAGCTGGAAGACACCTTCGGCGTCGTCCGCGCGGAATACGACATCACGGACTGGTTGACGGGTTACGTCGCCGCCGGCGCGCACCATGGCAATGAGTTCGGCGACTACGTCAGCCCCACGGTCAGCGATGCGGCGGGTAACGCGACCGAGTCGCGCTTTACCGTGCCTTACGTGGCGAACACCGCCACCGGCGAAGCCGGTTTCAATGCGAAGTTCAACACGGGCGACGTCACGCACCGCGTCACGGTCGGCTTCTCCGCACTCAACACCCGGAAGAAGGTTGCCTATGAGTACTCGGGCACCTTCGCCACGAACATCTACGATCCTATTGACGTGTCGCGCCCCGAGTACATCGGCGATTCCGGCGCGCCCGACATCACCGGACGCACCATCACACGAAGCCTGTCCGTGTCCGACACGCTGGGTTTCATGGACGACAAGCTGCAGGTGACGGCAGGCGTTCGTCGCCAGAAGATGCACGTCATTGGCTACGACTACACCAACCAGGGCGGCGCAAAGAACGCCGAGTACGAGCAGTACACCAACAGCCCGATCTTCGGCGTGAACTACCGCATCAACGAGCAGTTCTCGGTGTACGCGAACCACATCGAAGCGCTCACCCAGGGCGATACCGCACCGATCAAGTTCGGCAACACGGTGCTGACCAATGCCGGCAAGGTGTTTTCGCCGTTCAAGTCGAAGCAGAACGAAGTGGGCGTGAAGTGGGACGCGGGCGCCTTCGGCAGCACCTTCGGCCTGTACCAGATCAAGCAGCCCAGTGGTTATGTCGATACGACCACGAACACCTACGTCATCGCCGGCGAGCAGCGTAACCGTGGTGCCGAGTGGAGCTTCTTCGGGGAACCGACCCAGGGCGTGCGCGTACTCGGCGGTGCCAACTACATCCAGCCGGAGCTGACCAAGACCGACGGTGGCACCAACAACGGCAACGACGCCATCGGCGTGCCGCGCTTCCAGGCCAACCTCGGCGCGGAATGGGACATCCCGAACACGCCGGACATCACGCTCAGCGCCCGCGCCGTTCGTACGGGCAAGCAGTACGTCAACGTGACCAACACGCTGGACATCCCGGCCTGGACGACGTTCGATGTCGGTGCCCGCGCCTCCAGCACGCTGGACGGCGTCCCGGTGACCTTCCGCCTCACCGTGCAGAACATCACCAACAAGGGCTACTGGGCCTCGGCCACGGGTGGCTACCTGACCCAGGGCACGCCGCGGACGTTCCTGGTCTCGGCCTCGTTCGATTTCTGA
- a CDS encoding carbohydrate-binding protein: protein MFTKTTKVRSHALLGGCSGTLGVAIALALSAAVPVQTAHAAGACAAAWNAGSVYTGGSTASENGVNYLANWWTQGDDPATHSGASGSGQPWTSQGSCTGGTTPPPVDPPPPTNPPPAAGDLLFSPYKDITINLDWNTNIMSTLVTGTRIPVVGSGSLVSTQVPNLGAITLAFATGECGSENWGGLPAASFASANISRLNSAGINYVVSTGGQAGSFTCGSNAGMAKFISTYMSPHMVGVDFDIEAGQTPAQINSLIAGAVAAQSQYPNLRFSFTLATLAASDGSFGGVNTTGDMVVRAVKASSLVNYTINLMAMDYGSGASAGICVVSNGSCDMGQSAIQSVTNLQHTYGIPLSKIEITPMIGVNDASSEIVSLANVDKIAAYASTNKLAGVHFWSLDRDTPCAGGSASPTCNSVPSTTPLQYTKRFLSDLGR from the coding sequence ATGTTCACGAAGACGACAAAGGTTCGGTCCCATGCGCTGCTCGGCGGCTGCTCCGGCACGCTCGGTGTAGCGATCGCGCTGGCTCTTTCCGCCGCTGTACCGGTGCAGACGGCTCACGCCGCCGGCGCGTGTGCCGCCGCATGGAATGCCGGCTCGGTCTACACGGGCGGCAGCACGGCCAGCGAAAACGGGGTGAATTACCTCGCCAACTGGTGGACCCAGGGCGACGACCCCGCGACGCATAGCGGCGCGAGTGGCTCGGGCCAGCCGTGGACATCGCAGGGTTCCTGTACGGGCGGCACCACGCCACCCCCGGTCGACCCGCCGCCGCCGACCAATCCGCCGCCGGCCGCTGGCGACCTGCTGTTCAGTCCCTACAAGGACATCACGATCAACCTCGACTGGAACACCAACATCATGTCGACGCTGGTCACCGGTACGCGTATTCCGGTCGTCGGCAGTGGCAGCCTCGTCTCGACCCAGGTGCCCAACCTCGGCGCGATCACCCTCGCCTTCGCGACCGGTGAATGCGGCAGCGAGAACTGGGGCGGCCTGCCCGCCGCGTCCTTCGCCAGTGCGAACATCAGCCGTCTGAACAGTGCCGGCATCAACTACGTCGTTTCTACCGGCGGCCAGGCCGGCAGCTTCACCTGCGGCAGCAATGCGGGCATGGCGAAGTTCATTTCGACGTACATGAGCCCACACATGGTCGGCGTCGACTTCGATATCGAAGCGGGCCAGACACCGGCGCAGATCAACTCGCTGATCGCGGGCGCGGTCGCTGCGCAGAGCCAGTATCCGAACCTGCGCTTCTCGTTCACCCTGGCGACGCTCGCTGCGTCGGACGGCAGCTTCGGTGGCGTCAACACCACCGGTGACATGGTGGTCCGCGCCGTGAAGGCCTCCTCGTTGGTCAACTACACGATCAACCTGATGGCCATGGATTATGGCTCCGGAGCGAGCGCGGGTATCTGTGTGGTCAGTAACGGCAGCTGCGACATGGGCCAGTCCGCGATCCAGTCCGTGACCAATCTCCAGCACACCTACGGCATCCCACTGAGCAAGATCGAGATCACGCCGATGATCGGGGTGAACGACGCGTCGAGCGAGATCGTCAGCCTGGCCAACGTCGACAAGATCGCGGCCTACGCGTCGACCAACAAGCTCGCCGGCGTGCATTTCTGGTCGCTCGATCGCGACACGCCGTGTGCGGGCGGCTCGGCTTCGCCGACCTGCAATTCCGTGCCCAGCACCACGCCGCTGCAATACACCAAGCGTTTCCTGAGCGATCTCGGTCGCTGA
- a CDS encoding helix-turn-helix domain-containing protein, translating into MNFAQIPAPVLTRRVAHPTAERVRGLLRKALQQIDATDTPDRDACARYIVLALQIHTNAVPVSADVVPSGLAAWQIRVVHEMALANLDAALSIRELAAACRLSRGYFTRAFNATFGVSPHRWRHRHRLDHARTLLRATDGPIAEIAISCGFNDQAHFTRAFKIATNVTPHAFRTQCRSRFIGDAPCGSRFIGDPAAAGQPAAAPIAAEAAPTQSTALTQSTAPTQSAVPTGKLGS; encoded by the coding sequence ATGAACTTCGCCCAGATACCGGCGCCGGTCCTCACGCGCCGGGTCGCGCATCCCACCGCCGAGCGCGTTCGGGGCCTGCTGCGCAAGGCACTGCAGCAGATCGACGCGACCGATACACCGGATCGCGACGCGTGCGCGCGCTACATCGTGCTGGCCCTGCAGATTCACACCAACGCGGTGCCCGTGTCTGCCGATGTGGTCCCCAGTGGGCTTGCTGCCTGGCAAATCCGCGTGGTCCACGAGATGGCGCTGGCCAACCTCGATGCGGCCTTGTCGATCAGGGAGCTCGCGGCCGCGTGCCGGCTTTCGCGTGGCTATTTCACCCGCGCCTTCAACGCCACCTTCGGCGTCAGTCCGCACCGCTGGCGCCACCGCCATCGGCTCGACCACGCGCGGACCTTGTTGCGGGCGACCGACGGACCGATCGCCGAGATCGCGATCAGCTGCGGCTTCAACGACCAGGCCCATTTCACCCGCGCCTTCAAGATCGCCACGAACGTCACCCCCCACGCCTTCCGCACACAGTGTAGGAGCCGATTCATCGGCGATGCTCCATGTGGGAGCCGATTCATCGGCGATCCCGCGGCAGCGGGCCAGCCTGCCGCAGCACCCATCGCCGCTGAAGCGGCTCCCACACAGAGCACGGCTCTCACGCAGAGCACAGCTCCCACACAGAGCGCGGTTCCGACGGGTAAGCTCGGCTCATGA